From a single Collibacillus ludicampi genomic region:
- a CDS encoding J domain-containing protein, translating into MNELWLKKWRTVRKELTRLLHEFNEVNQEDTPVLYEEVLSMKEQIERLHIEITRKYAQQWWSQIPTEDIRRLRVLLIGRPISPSVIHRRPDLSYLMLLLDLEDPNVIRIWAEMTEEKRKKTLDDLALLTKLSDEESQTENSWQKQEEVDTLAYAVLGLTSSATWQEIRQAYRDAVRRVHPDAGGDPARFRHIQLAYEHLTKIRKP; encoded by the coding sequence ATGAACGAATTATGGCTGAAAAAGTGGCGAACCGTGCGTAAAGAACTGACCCGACTCCTTCATGAGTTCAACGAAGTGAACCAAGAAGATACACCTGTCCTTTACGAAGAAGTTCTAAGCATGAAAGAGCAAATCGAAAGACTCCACATAGAAATTACACGGAAATATGCGCAACAATGGTGGAGCCAAATCCCGACCGAAGATATTCGACGGTTGCGTGTACTGCTTATCGGCCGTCCGATCTCTCCGTCAGTCATCCATAGAAGGCCTGACCTTAGCTATCTCATGCTCTTGCTTGATCTGGAAGATCCTAATGTCATACGTATATGGGCGGAGATGACCGAAGAAAAAAGAAAGAAAACATTAGACGATCTAGCTTTGCTCACGAAACTTTCAGATGAAGAAAGCCAAACAGAAAACAGTTGGCAAAAACAAGAGGAAGTGGACACGCTGGCATATGCGGTATTAGGGCTCACGTCTTCCGCCACATGGCAAGAAATTCGTCAAGCGTATCGAGACGCCGTTCGCCGTGTTCATCCCGATGCGGGCGGTGACCCTGCTCGCTTTCGTCATATTCAACTGGCCTATGAACATCTCACGAAAATAAGAAAGCCCTAA